In a single window of the Acidimicrobiia bacterium genome:
- a CDS encoding response regulator transcription factor — protein MDARILIVEDDESIRETTAIGLRQAGFTVAEASDGHEGLRLFRDWRPDAILLDVMLPKLDGLEVCRSIRKEATVPIVMLTARSDTIDVVVGLEAGADDYITKPFEFPVLVARLRAVLRRSTETHQADLLTLGPLTIDQTGYEVTKDDELVRLSNTEFELLATLAGRPKQVFTREMLLDRVWGYDYLGDSRLVDVAVQRLRAKVEDNPAEPVLILTVRGVGYRAGHS, from the coding sequence ATGGACGCTCGCATTCTTATCGTCGAAGACGACGAATCGATTCGAGAGACAACCGCGATCGGGCTTCGACAGGCGGGCTTCACCGTGGCCGAAGCCTCCGACGGCCACGAGGGCTTGAGGTTGTTTCGGGACTGGCGCCCTGACGCGATTCTGCTCGATGTGATGCTGCCAAAACTCGACGGGCTTGAGGTCTGTCGGTCCATCCGCAAAGAAGCCACCGTTCCCATAGTCATGCTGACTGCCCGGTCTGACACGATCGACGTTGTCGTTGGGCTCGAAGCCGGTGCCGACGACTACATCACCAAGCCATTCGAGTTCCCGGTCCTGGTGGCTCGTCTCCGGGCCGTCCTGCGGCGATCAACCGAGACACACCAAGCCGACCTGCTGACGTTGGGACCACTGACGATCGACCAGACGGGCTATGAGGTCACCAAAGACGACGAGCTCGTCCGGCTGAGCAATACTGAATTTGAACTCCTGGCTACCCTCGCCGGCCGACCCAAGCAGGTGTTCACCCGCGAAATGCTGCTGGACCGGGTCTGGGGCTACGACTATCTCGGCGACTCCCGACTCGTCGATGTGGCCGTCCAGCGTTTGCGCGCAAAAGTAGAAGACAACCCCGCCGAACCGGTCCTGATCTTAACGGTCCGCGGGGTGGGCTATCGCGCCGGTCA